The following is a genomic window from Elaeis guineensis isolate ETL-2024a chromosome 10, EG11, whole genome shotgun sequence.
agttgcttgcaagtcattgaggcgatctcaggtctaagggacacttatacctatatcccatcagagacattctcgacagcagaatactctggagttggtcacattcaatgatgatgtacccttacatctcatctgtatgccataccagtgtctccacactccttggttaagaggacaaccaacccatatggcctacagcgacctatgctcgatagaagctgttgtccttattaacagcctttcatttgatcgtgaacagttttaaggactaatcgataaatcctctctttatcgaatctaaatagtcctaaggacttcatcataacaatggagttcattagaagatgaaagcttatgatgaaaatatcaaatatattttatttattaacaaatcaattacaatacttggttgctcaaccgtcaacagcttgacgattggctttttgggacacattNNNNNNNNNNNNNNNNNNNNNNNNNNNNNNNNNNNNNNNNNNNNNNNNNNNNNNNNNNNNNNNNNNNNNNNNNNNNNNNNNNNNNNNNNNNNNNNNNNNNgggtgactcctactccataacccctcactcggccgtagcgctctggtcccatcaactctgtgaatacctcggcctcgatacggctctgctgcgtagatgctgcggactcatcGTCACACTCCGCAACGAGAGCTGTAGCcctctcttgtattttttttgaaaacaatagttatacattaatagctaacagaattaaatataaatcattgcaaaaaatataatattaataatgccgtacatataaatctctcgactcatctcgaacaaaagtaccatcctgatgagtatgagtcatccggtaaaactccacttgtccgggttccctcccatgctcatcctcctacacaaataatttcaattttaagcaaacagttatgataatttaaaaaaatatatgagtatcatgatacagacatggtccacgatacataatgatattagttatataaatatttgaacataaaaattaaaagttaattatgaaagtttaaggaacatacaaactcctgtcgaagtcgtgcataactcttcgaccccgatgtatgaggaacagactgagctgctcgtgcagctctaccaatagcagaataagtctgtaaaataaagtaaagaacttgttatatatacaatatataataaaaatcaatatttttataaaatatttaggaaaaaaagataataaacagataatatacctgtgccctctcggagaaccaataatgaaccaactccatccactgatgagggggtacatcaggaggataattcctagcaacctcctcctctgtcataccctgtctcatatagtccttcttcaattgtgctctatattctttccatttgcggttgagagacttcattacaaaatcatgagtggatggagggagaacaaacttgctctataaaaaaaaaagtgaaatgaaataaattatataaataattaacaattaatatacagtatgaacatcaattcattacctctataactcggaggagctcaactttgtacgttggaagcatgtcattccattttgcatagcccaacggacatagctgaggcctccgagcaacagtccccaaaaatgaagtcaataagcaggcagctttcttaattggctgacctagctgattgcactccacaacaatcctctcgccctcacgcatctgccacacatctcgtactactgtggatccgcgtctggggcgtactctcccggatccgtctgcaaaaagtacataaaagtaactatatcataaatatatataaaatgaaataaaaaaaataacatgaaagacaatatataccctgcacgtgtatctcatcatctggctgatgaacaggaggatcgtgctgtgctgatgatgaaggacagggctcagaatgctgtgtagctgaactggcctcaggctgctgtgctgaagaagacgtaccggcctctgtctgtgaaaactggaactgcacaccagcatatcgtcccctgcgacgcatgatgtcacctagcatttatataaataaaaggtagaatcagttaatatatggagtaaaataacacaataattaatgcaaaatatatacatcataaataattattaccagtaacaatcaagcagtagtgttttcttcgaattctgttctaaGCAACGTCGTCGTATcattaaatcatcagctggcacaaaattgtagggcatacattgtgtataagtgtcatcgtcatcatcctccacttggtttcccatatcatataagtctctaggttttgttttgatgacagtaaaccaatctttatcttttgcgtcttgtacataaaatacttgacgagcttgagatgaaaaaatgaatgggtcatccttcaataacacaccagtgtgtatcaaccttgaaaaatttacaagtgtaaatccatttgcatcttgtttcaaaccccttggtgagtttatgtctatccaatcacatctaaacagtactactttaaattttccataataatccaactcatagatatctttaagtgcaccataataggattttccatccgcttccaccataacaccgctattctgtatttttctaaatttttccgttctctagtatgaaatttaaagccattaattatgaaactattatatctattcacaatcttgttaggtcctcgagcaagagctattagttcatctgaattatttgtctccatcatctttgatacctaacaaaaaatgatatgacgaagtgcagttgagttatctgatattaaatatgtatcaaaaattaatatatccaataattaaatataaatcacacctgattcgaaagccacatagggaataactcgaccaaccatcgctgttcaatccttgcattaggacgaatgttatgattggctcgtctctgataaattaaaaattcactgcataaaatataaatatatcatttagaacattatatctaatataaaatttaaattttgatgtcattccttaaatatactaacctgcgatggtcagatattatgtcactatgaagtaacacataacgatgtgcttgtgctaaggatttttgatcaagtacaataccttcacctcttctcaagaattttccagcagttaagaacttatacagttctgcattctccacaaagtcattatgccgttgaggtcgactaaaaatagtctctacaccttgaagatatcttgaacaaaatgtcaaacattcatccgcaatatatgcttcagcaatcgagccttcgggataggctctatttcgcacataatctttaagacgcacaagataccttcaagaattaaatatttattaaaatatcagtatgctgttgtttctaataaaattatcaaaagatttaaggtttgtaataatacctctcaataggatacatccatctataatgtaccggtccaccaactttaacttctgaagctaggtgaacgaacagatgtaccataatagtaaaaaatccaggaggaaaaatcttttccatctggcaaagtgtaattgcaatatccgattctaactgatcaagttcccgaggatcaataactttggaacataatgccttaaagaatgacgataatcgaagtacaattgtaacaacttgtttcggcaatgacgatcttaaagctattggaaaaatatcttgcatcaatatgtgaccatcatgacttttaagatttgaaagttttcgatcctttagatgcacacatcgtgaaatattcgatgcatatccatcgggtactttgatacttttcaaaactcccaaaaaattatccttttctcgagcagacattgtgtaacatacaggaggcacataaattctatcattagcaagcattttaggatgaagttcctgtcggatacccatttcttttaaatcaagacgtgccttcatgttatctttgctctttccatcaaggtttaa
Proteins encoded in this region:
- the LOC140852217 gene encoding uncharacterized protein is translated as MRRRGRYAGVQFQFSQTEAGTSSSAQQPEASSATQHSEPCPSSSAQHDPPVHQPDDEIHVQDGSGRVRPRRGSTVVRDVWQMREGERIVVECNQLGQPIKKAACLLTSFLGTVARRPQLCPLGYAKWNDMLPTYKVELLRVIESKFVLPPSTHDFVMKSLNRKWKEYRAQLKKDYMRQGMTEEEVARNYPPDVPPHQWMELVHYWFSERAQTYSAIGRAARAAQSVPHTSGSKSYARLRQEFVAGSEEG